The following proteins come from a genomic window of Streptomyces sp. GS7:
- a CDS encoding FadR/GntR family transcriptional regulator — MTQRANAGSGAGHGSQGAVVEALAKRIFGGAYGEGDVLALRELTAELGATQTVLREAIKVLTAKGLLATRPNHGTYVRPREEWNLLDSDVLRWKLAAGASSDFFADLLELRRSIEPAAAALAAERRTDDDLEALNAALSAMAATEDDPVLLVRADASFHMAMLVASNNRFYAQMHRVIVPVLIHRGRAMYASGGEFEHPHARHAAVAAAVRDRDLDGAYMLMLELLDKSARDFP, encoded by the coding sequence ATGACGCAGCGGGCAAACGCCGGCTCCGGGGCGGGACACGGGTCCCAGGGGGCGGTGGTCGAGGCGCTGGCGAAGCGGATCTTCGGCGGCGCCTACGGCGAGGGTGACGTCCTCGCCCTGCGGGAGCTGACGGCCGAACTGGGCGCCACCCAGACCGTGTTGCGTGAGGCGATCAAGGTGTTGACGGCCAAGGGACTGCTCGCCACCCGCCCGAACCACGGCACCTACGTCCGCCCCCGGGAGGAGTGGAACCTCCTCGACTCCGACGTCCTGCGGTGGAAACTGGCGGCCGGCGCCTCGTCCGACTTCTTCGCCGACCTGCTGGAACTCCGCCGCTCCATCGAGCCCGCCGCGGCGGCGCTCGCCGCGGAGCGCCGTACGGACGACGACCTGGAGGCGCTGAACGCCGCGCTCAGCGCGATGGCCGCGACCGAGGACGATCCGGTGCTGCTCGTACGCGCCGACGCCTCCTTCCACATGGCGATGCTGGTGGCGTCCAACAACCGCTTCTACGCCCAGATGCACCGGGTGATCGTGCCCGTCCTCATCCACCGCGGGCGGGCGATGTACGCCTCCGGCGGGGAGTTCGAGCATCCGCACGCGCGGCACGCGGCGGTGGCCGCGGCCGTACGGGACCGGGATCTCGACGGCGCCTACATGTTGATGCTGGAGCTGCTCGACAAGTCTGCGCGCGACTTTCCGTAG
- a CDS encoding site-specific integrase: MFQDIWDRNKEHEKNIEAAKAALATERAAHATWRQAPTPRPQELRQAWNDAKTALRKARSKPRHITGAGTQLHINNTLSGALDDAVKARLLSENWAKHVVLPTYRKPKPLVWTPERVGSWRKTGKKPGKVMVWTPEQTGQFLDSVAEHRLYPLFHLMVFRGLRRGEACGLPWTEVNLEAGIVHISEQLVALSYEVWEDTPKSDSGARTVALDSQTLELLNLWKRRQEQERKEWEEHQQAKGKNGEPPQIYHETGRVFTWEDGRAYHPDYVRQVFDRLLTKHDLPPIRLHDLRHCAATLSLAAGVHMKAIQAMLGHSSYQLTADTYTSVLPQFEKAQAEAPVQLVPRKTQAKKASKAETEKPTASSETGAPAEESGETAA; the protein is encoded by the coding sequence ATGTTCCAGGACATCTGGGACCGCAACAAGGAACACGAAAAGAACATCGAAGCCGCCAAGGCAGCACTGGCCACCGAGCGGGCCGCCCACGCAACCTGGCGCCAGGCACCCACCCCCCGCCCGCAGGAACTACGCCAAGCCTGGAACGACGCCAAGACCGCGCTGCGCAAAGCCCGGAGCAAGCCCCGCCACATCACCGGAGCCGGCACCCAGCTACACATCAACAACACGCTCAGCGGCGCCCTCGATGACGCCGTCAAGGCGCGCCTGCTCTCAGAGAACTGGGCCAAGCACGTGGTCCTGCCGACCTACCGCAAGCCAAAGCCGCTCGTGTGGACTCCCGAGCGCGTCGGGTCGTGGCGGAAGACAGGTAAGAAGCCAGGGAAGGTCATGGTCTGGACACCCGAGCAAACGGGACAGTTCCTCGACTCGGTCGCCGAGCACCGCCTGTACCCGCTGTTCCACCTCATGGTCTTCCGGGGGCTGCGCCGCGGCGAGGCATGCGGTCTGCCGTGGACCGAGGTCAACCTCGAAGCGGGCATCGTGCACATCAGCGAACAGCTGGTGGCCCTCTCGTACGAGGTATGGGAGGACACCCCCAAGAGCGACAGCGGCGCCCGTACCGTCGCGCTGGACTCCCAGACCCTGGAACTGCTGAACCTCTGGAAGCGGCGCCAGGAGCAGGAACGGAAGGAGTGGGAGGAGCACCAGCAAGCCAAAGGCAAGAACGGCGAGCCGCCGCAGATCTACCACGAGACCGGCCGCGTCTTCACCTGGGAGGACGGACGGGCATACCACCCTGACTACGTGCGTCAGGTCTTCGACCGGCTTCTGACCAAGCACGACCTCCCGCCCATCCGCCTTCACGATCTCCGCCACTGCGCCGCCACCCTCTCCCTGGCCGCCGGCGTCCATATGAAGGCGATCCAGGCGATGCTGGGCCACTCGTCGTACCAGCTCACGGCCGACACCTACACCTCGGTACTCCCCCAGTTCGAGAAGGCGCAGGCCGAGGCGCCGGTGCAGCTCGTGCCACGTAAGACGCAGGCGAAGAAGGCGAGCAAAGCCGAGACAGAGAAGCCAACGGCCAGCAGTGAGACCGGAGCCCCCGCAGAGGAGTCCGGCGAAACGGCCGCGTGA
- a CDS encoding DUF4383 domain-containing protein yields the protein MATGATGGTLHLVNPLQRLKRRRAQLDEHLPVDHRLSQVYRIGAGLMGLVLIAFGVLGLTHHIGFFDTGGATVAGLNANGALSVLSVVVGALLFGGMLIGGNFASTWNILWGALFLLSGFVNLALLQTDANFLAFKIQNVLFSFVVGLLLMVFGMYGRVSGGLSHDNPYWRARHPEEADRFARGELHPVAGMTAGRQAARVNMQGAWHGGRGSLGPGTSLTGPHRHAGDLPATGAGRGAGASGTADRSGGTATADTSGGKATGATGTGRGAGRATDTRTGPDDTGGKEQ from the coding sequence ATGGCAACTGGGGCTACTGGCGGCACCCTGCACCTCGTGAATCCGTTGCAGCGGCTCAAGCGGCGGCGCGCCCAACTCGACGAGCACCTGCCCGTGGACCACCGGCTCAGCCAGGTCTACCGCATCGGTGCCGGACTGATGGGGCTGGTGCTGATCGCGTTCGGCGTCCTCGGTCTGACCCATCACATCGGTTTCTTCGACACCGGCGGCGCGACCGTCGCCGGGCTGAACGCCAACGGCGCCCTCAGCGTGCTCTCGGTCGTCGTCGGGGCGCTGCTCTTCGGCGGCATGCTGATCGGCGGGAACTTCGCCTCGACCTGGAACATCCTGTGGGGCGCGCTGTTCCTGCTGAGCGGCTTCGTGAATCTGGCGCTGCTCCAGACCGACGCGAACTTCCTGGCCTTCAAGATCCAGAACGTGCTCTTCAGCTTCGTGGTGGGGCTGCTGCTGATGGTGTTCGGGATGTACGGACGGGTCAGCGGCGGGCTGTCGCACGACAACCCGTACTGGCGCGCCCGGCACCCGGAGGAGGCGGATCGCTTCGCCCGTGGCGAGCTGCACCCGGTGGCCGGTATGACGGCCGGACGGCAGGCGGCGCGGGTGAACATGCAGGGCGCCTGGCACGGCGGACGCGGTTCGCTCGGCCCCGGGACCAGCCTCACCGGCCCCCACCGGCACGCCGGCGACCTCCCCGCCACGGGCGCGGGCCGCGGCGCCGGCGCGAGCGGAACCGCGGACAGGAGCGGCGGTACGGCGACGGCGGACACGAGCGGAGGTAAGGCGACGGGGGCCACCGGGACGGGCAGGGGTGCGGGTCGCGCAACGGACACCCGCACCGGTCCGGACGACACCGGCGGCAAGGAGCAGTGA